The proteins below come from a single Nitrospirota bacterium genomic window:
- a CDS encoding TVP38/TMEM64 family protein — MRRSTAVKILIAAAVLAVIAGFRFLGLGEYFSLDFIKESRAGFEAYYAHHRVLVPAAFFCIYVAVTAFSLPGAAVMTLAAGALFGFWVGLVMVSFASSVGATLACLVARFLLRDWVQGSFGRRLRKINEGVEQEGSFYLFTLRLIPIFPFWAINLAMGLTGMALWRFYWVSQVGMLPGTVVYVNAGKQLGELTSLSGIFSPDIVLSLVLLGLFPLAAKKLVGYYRKKKGKPPVRTG, encoded by the coding sequence GTGAGGCGCTCCACGGCGGTCAAGATACTGATAGCAGCGGCCGTCCTGGCCGTCATCGCGGGCTTCCGGTTCCTGGGGCTCGGGGAGTACTTCTCGCTGGACTTCATCAAGGAGTCCCGGGCGGGGTTCGAGGCCTACTACGCCCATCACAGGGTGCTTGTGCCGGCCGCCTTCTTCTGCATCTATGTGGCCGTGACCGCCTTCTCCCTTCCCGGGGCCGCCGTGATGACCCTGGCCGCGGGCGCGCTCTTCGGTTTCTGGGTGGGGCTGGTCATGGTCTCCTTCGCAAGCAGCGTGGGGGCCACTCTGGCCTGCCTGGTGGCCCGGTTCCTCCTGAGGGACTGGGTGCAGGGCTCATTCGGGCGCCGTTTGAGGAAGATAAACGAGGGCGTGGAGCAGGAGGGCTCTTTCTACCTCTTCACCCTGAGGCTCATCCCCATCTTTCCGTTCTGGGCCATAAACCTGGCCATGGGGCTTACGGGGATGGCCCTCTGGCGGTTCTACTGGGTCTCCCAGGTGGGGATGCTGCCGGGGACCGTCGTCTACGTAAACGCCGGGAAGCAGCTCGGGGAGCTCACGTCGCTCTCGGGGATATTCTCCCCGGACATCGTCCTCTCCCTGGTGCTCCTGGGGCTCTTCCCGCTTGCCGCGAAAAAACTCGTGGGCTACTACAGAAAGAAAAAGGGCAAGCCCCCGGTCAGGACGGGGTAG
- a CDS encoding FAD-dependent oxidoreductase yields the protein MPKYDYDMGVLGGGSAGLTVAAGTAQLGAKTILIDKAPALGGDCLHYGCVPSKTLIRTAQVYHRMKNARRYGLPETDLKPVDYRDVARRIQEVIAVIQKHDSAERFCKLGARVEFGEPRFVDEHAVRINGKTVSARYWAVCTGSSPALPPIRGLAEVPHVTNREIFSLDELPRRLIVVGGGPIGIEMAQAFSRLGSRVVVLQRRGQILAREDKDMADAVMAVLRSEGVEFHLNARVEEVRDLGAERELLFTLKGEKELRSVRGDILLVATGRVPNVQGLGLEEIGVSVSEKGVEVDDRLRSAQKHIYAAGDALGRHFFTHAAGYEGGIVVTNAVFRLPRKADYTLLPWCTFTEPELASVGMNEARAGAAGVRYSVWTSEFAGNDRSQTEGETTGRIKMLLDADEKPLGVQILGPRAGDLLGEWVGVLNGGVKLTKLAGAVHPYPTLGEINKKVAGDLLASKIFSDTVRKGLKLFFSLRGRACNGAAASRDV from the coding sequence ATGCCGAAGTACGATTACGACATGGGGGTTCTGGGAGGGGGCTCGGCGGGCCTCACGGTGGCCGCTGGAACGGCCCAGCTCGGAGCAAAAACCATCCTCATAGACAAGGCCCCGGCCCTGGGAGGTGACTGCCTGCACTACGGGTGCGTGCCGAGCAAGACTCTCATCCGAACGGCCCAGGTCTACCACCGGATGAAAAACGCCCGGCGCTACGGCCTTCCGGAGACGGACCTGAAGCCGGTGGACTACCGCGACGTGGCTCGGCGCATCCAGGAGGTCATCGCCGTCATCCAGAAGCACGACTCCGCCGAGCGGTTCTGCAAGCTGGGCGCGCGGGTGGAATTCGGAGAGCCCCGCTTCGTCGACGAGCACGCGGTGAGGATAAACGGCAAGACCGTCTCGGCCCGGTACTGGGCCGTCTGCACGGGCTCCTCGCCCGCCCTTCCGCCCATCAGGGGGCTTGCCGAAGTCCCCCATGTGACCAACCGCGAAATCTTCTCGCTGGATGAGCTTCCCCGGAGGCTCATCGTCGTGGGCGGCGGGCCCATCGGCATCGAGATGGCCCAGGCCTTCTCAAGGCTGGGAAGCCGGGTGGTGGTGCTTCAGCGGAGGGGGCAGATACTGGCAAGGGAAGACAAGGACATGGCCGACGCCGTGATGGCAGTCCTTCGGAGCGAGGGGGTGGAGTTTCACCTGAACGCCCGGGTTGAGGAGGTGCGGGACCTGGGCGCGGAGCGCGAACTGCTCTTCACCCTGAAGGGGGAAAAGGAGCTTCGCTCGGTGCGGGGAGACATCCTGCTGGTGGCCACCGGGAGAGTTCCCAACGTGCAGGGCCTGGGGCTTGAGGAGATAGGCGTCTCCGTCTCGGAGAAGGGCGTGGAGGTGGACGACAGGCTCAGAAGCGCCCAGAAGCACATCTATGCCGCCGGAGACGCCCTGGGCAGGCACTTCTTTACCCATGCGGCGGGCTACGAAGGGGGCATCGTCGTCACGAACGCCGTCTTTCGGCTTCCCCGGAAGGCGGATTACACCCTGCTGCCCTGGTGCACCTTCACGGAGCCCGAGCTGGCCAGCGTCGGGATGAACGAGGCGCGGGCCGGGGCGGCAGGGGTGCGGTACTCCGTCTGGACCTCGGAGTTCGCCGGAAACGACCGGAGCCAGACCGAAGGGGAGACCACCGGCAGGATAAAGATGCTCCTGGATGCGGATGAGAAGCCCCTGGGCGTGCAGATACTGGGCCCCCGGGCCGGGGACCTCCTGGGCGAATGGGTGGGTGTCTTAAACGGCGGGGTCAAGCTCACCAAGCTTGCCGGTGCGGTGCACCCCTATCCCACCCTGGGGGAGATAAACAAGAAGGTGGCCGGGGACCTCCTGGCAAGCAAGATATTCTCCGATACCGTGCGGAAGGGTCTCAAGCTCTTCTTCAGCCTCAGGGGAAGGGCCTGTAACGGAGCGGCGGCCTCTCGCGATGTATAA